In Pseudovibrio brasiliensis, the following are encoded in one genomic region:
- a CDS encoding HEAT repeat domain-containing protein has product MTVSTRRLDQEFVIEQTEATDKLVKILCELLANGEEREKCLSAQILGKFGNSTAQAALAEALRDEDEDVRSDAVEALISAGKGLDADVLLWSLLNDPVLEVKLSAIDGLAIVGGTVAEEWLTKLAKDRCEDDVAWDGYGAEWDDWLDVQRKSILALGTLKCEASAATLLEAARDPFGQEVWPEVTVALAEMGVTGLLELTGLASDASARVREHTARALSSAKDERVGEILRALFADADPDVRVAAAEVLMARGEEADLAVLLADSEPQMRRLALKAPGKISYSKLEKVAFEDEEETLRVMALERMASIEITKPDALIERIERSLRSASDVFVAALIPVLAKVENEAATSLLTEIATHRTEEAVLKAFIVLHGEKPSVEGLAVLQEQVTSAEQEIRLAALNSLAKLAEGEGDIADNASVQLVWAVSGKLMPEAHDQDILDTAKEKDPSDLGNNGKGEDKPPRVQIDREGNVIEPQAPEEVVAEDEAIADEPAAEDLVAKVTSGANEVVSEEVPEGAIESAEDLPDNVVAFPGSTLGAILNTEDELEKLAEEPVELGKKDMHFLELANELIEKKRVVPGRPDDPALDIRLLALRICGDAKRPELIDALVSALSDRQMQVRFAASQSLVHLVENGLELSEDAIDRILALPPENDVAVRAMRVELLGTSAKPEAEKVVTAALKDKTDAVSASALKVLAGKAEANIDVRSYLPSPRRRLRVTALELVSAEADSSALDDIFEAAQMENGVLIPGAATCLRCYSQEKVLGAMEQWLEGDLSRKLAALEVLNKYVA; this is encoded by the coding sequence ATGACGGTTTCCACCAGGCGTTTGGATCAGGAATTTGTAATCGAGCAGACCGAAGCTACCGATAAGCTCGTGAAGATCCTGTGTGAGTTGCTTGCAAACGGCGAAGAGCGTGAAAAGTGTTTGTCCGCTCAAATTCTTGGAAAATTTGGAAATTCGACAGCTCAGGCCGCACTGGCGGAAGCTTTGCGGGATGAGGATGAAGACGTTCGCAGTGATGCGGTTGAAGCTCTGATCAGCGCGGGCAAAGGCCTTGATGCTGATGTGCTTCTCTGGAGCCTGCTGAACGACCCTGTGCTGGAAGTGAAGCTCTCGGCCATTGATGGTCTTGCAATTGTGGGCGGTACAGTTGCTGAAGAGTGGCTGACGAAGCTTGCCAAAGATCGCTGCGAAGATGACGTTGCCTGGGATGGTTACGGAGCTGAATGGGATGACTGGCTGGATGTGCAGCGTAAGTCCATTCTTGCACTTGGTACGCTTAAGTGTGAAGCATCGGCGGCTACTTTATTGGAAGCTGCGCGTGATCCGTTTGGGCAGGAAGTCTGGCCGGAAGTGACTGTGGCACTCGCTGAAATGGGTGTGACTGGCTTGCTGGAACTGACAGGACTGGCGTCTGATGCTTCCGCTCGTGTGCGAGAGCATACGGCACGTGCGCTTTCCTCGGCGAAAGATGAGCGCGTTGGTGAGATCCTGCGGGCACTGTTTGCTGATGCTGATCCGGATGTGCGCGTTGCAGCGGCTGAAGTGCTGATGGCGCGTGGTGAAGAAGCTGATCTGGCTGTTCTACTGGCAGATAGTGAGCCACAAATGCGCCGACTGGCTCTGAAAGCTCCGGGCAAGATCTCATACTCCAAGCTTGAGAAAGTGGCTTTTGAGGATGAGGAAGAAACGCTGCGCGTGATGGCGCTGGAGCGGATGGCTTCCATTGAGATCACCAAGCCGGATGCGTTGATTGAGCGGATTGAACGTTCTCTGCGCAGTGCAAGCGATGTGTTTGTTGCCGCTCTGATCCCGGTCTTGGCGAAGGTTGAAAATGAAGCTGCAACCTCACTGCTGACTGAAATTGCGACCCACCGCACAGAAGAAGCTGTTCTGAAGGCATTCATCGTGCTGCATGGGGAGAAGCCGAGCGTTGAAGGGCTGGCTGTGCTGCAGGAGCAGGTTACCAGTGCCGAACAGGAAATCCGCCTTGCCGCTTTGAACTCACTTGCCAAGCTGGCTGAAGGTGAGGGCGACATTGCAGACAACGCATCTGTGCAGCTGGTCTGGGCTGTTTCTGGCAAGCTGATGCCTGAAGCGCATGATCAGGATATTCTCGATACTGCGAAAGAGAAAGATCCATCTGACCTTGGCAATAACGGCAAAGGTGAAGATAAGCCGCCACGTGTTCAGATTGACCGCGAGGGCAATGTGATCGAGCCGCAGGCACCGGAAGAGGTCGTTGCTGAAGATGAGGCTATCGCGGATGAGCCTGCTGCTGAGGATCTGGTTGCGAAGGTGACTTCAGGTGCAAACGAAGTGGTCTCTGAAGAAGTGCCGGAAGGTGCTATCGAGAGTGCTGAAGATCTGCCGGACAATGTTGTTGCCTTCCCGGGTTCCACTCTTGGCGCGATCCTGAACACTGAAGACGAGCTTGAGAAGCTGGCAGAAGAGCCTGTTGAGCTTGGCAAGAAAGATATGCACTTCCTTGAGTTGGCGAATGAGCTGATCGAGAAGAAGCGTGTTGTGCCGGGTCGTCCTGATGATCCAGCGCTGGACATCCGTTTGTTGGCTCTACGTATCTGCGGTGATGCGAAGCGTCCGGAGCTGATTGACGCGTTGGTCTCTGCACTTTCTGATCGTCAGATGCAGGTTCGCTTTGCTGCGAGCCAAAGTCTTGTGCATCTGGTCGAGAATGGTCTTGAGCTTTCCGAGGATGCGATTGATCGCATTCTTGCTCTGCCGCCTGAGAACGATGTTGCTGTACGTGCCATGCGTGTTGAGCTGCTTGGCACCTCTGCAAAACCGGAAGCTGAGAAGGTTGTGACAGCTGCGTTGAAAGACAAGACCGATGCTGTATCCGCGTCTGCACTAAAAGTTTTGGCCGGAAAAGCTGAGGCTAACATTGATGTACGTAGCTATCTACCAAGTCCGCGTCGTCGTTTGCGGGTGACTGCTCTGGAGCTTGTGAGCGCTGAAGCAGATTCTAGTGCGCTGGATGATATCTTCGAAGCTGCGCAGATGGAAAACGGGGTGCTTATCCCGGGAGCAGCAACTTGCTTGCGTTGCTATTCTCAGGAGAAAGTTCTTGGCGCCATGGAGCAATGGCTGGAGGGAGATCTCTCCCGCAAGCTGGCTGCATTAGAGGTGCTTAACAAGTACGTGGCTTAG
- a CDS encoding 2-hydroxyacid dehydrogenase, with product MTDVLQLSPYAPDEINEEMDRRFSPAHYWELQQDEDLKAQILSNIRVVATKGDLGLPAELMASLPNLELITVYGAGYDKIDLDQARNRNIIITTTPDALTEAVADHVVALALASSRRIAEGDRFIRNGDWLRGKLGIGYSLRGKTLGIFGYGRIGRKAAEILGGTFGMHVLYCDRNSNPAEDSLCRGTPLELANESDVLVIAASGSPDTKNIIDINILEALGPQGLLINIARGSLVNTQHLITALESRKLGAAALDVFPDEPNVPNELISSPYTTLTPHLASATLETRLEMGRQVIENISSYTRNGEVFSRLNL from the coding sequence ATGACCGATGTTCTGCAACTAAGCCCTTATGCGCCCGATGAAATCAACGAGGAGATGGATCGCCGCTTCTCGCCTGCCCACTATTGGGAGCTTCAGCAGGACGAAGATCTGAAAGCCCAAATCCTGTCAAACATTCGGGTGGTCGCCACCAAGGGGGATCTGGGCCTGCCAGCAGAACTCATGGCCTCCTTGCCCAATCTGGAGCTCATCACAGTCTACGGTGCTGGGTACGACAAAATCGATCTGGATCAGGCCCGCAATCGCAACATCATCATTACCACGACGCCAGACGCACTGACCGAAGCCGTTGCAGATCATGTAGTCGCGCTCGCTCTCGCCTCCTCTCGCAGAATTGCAGAGGGAGACCGCTTTATCCGCAATGGTGACTGGCTCAGGGGCAAACTCGGCATCGGCTACAGCTTACGCGGCAAAACACTCGGCATTTTCGGGTATGGGCGCATTGGCAGAAAAGCCGCAGAGATTCTCGGCGGTACATTTGGCATGCACGTCTTGTATTGCGACAGGAACAGCAACCCAGCCGAGGACAGCCTATGCAGAGGGACACCTCTTGAGCTGGCAAACGAATCTGACGTACTGGTTATCGCCGCCTCAGGCAGTCCCGACACAAAAAATATTATAGATATTAATATATTAGAAGCACTCGGACCTCAGGGCCTTCTTATCAATATTGCCCGCGGTTCATTAGTAAACACTCAACATTTGATCACTGCACTTGAGAGCAGAAAACTGGGCGCAGCAGCATTGGATGTATTTCCAGATGAGCCCAATGTTCCCAATGAACTGATCAGTTCACCCTACACAACACTCACACCCCATCTCGCAAGTGCCACACTAGAAACGCGACTGGAGATGGGACGCCAAGTAATTGAAAATATTTCATCTTATACGCGAAATGGAGAAGTATTTAGCCGACTAAATTTATAA
- a CDS encoding cytochrome-c peroxidase — MTTFKKTISAIALAGVSIVAVAAGVQAAEKRPAELAPLGEPPSPPDNPMTPEKVELGKLLFFDPRLSGNGAMPCSACHLPELGWDFPDKISLGYPGTVHWRNSPTIVNSAYYGNLFWTGVSKSLEAEARTAARGGVAGNGEDDMMEARLAFIPEYRERFNDVFGTEYPLMRDAYMAIAAFERSIVQRDTPFDLYMLGDDDALNDQQKRGMELFTGKAGCSTCHDGALISNQKYYNLGVPAYDGWEDDELAQITFRFELYAKGSTEEKYRKWKDDPGLYFVTKQEADLGKFRVPSLRYTKYTAPYMHNGMLETLEDVVEFYNQGGGTNDWAATKTDLIKPLGLSDKEKADLVAFVESFSGERLLMETPDLPEYEPLPAVTN; from the coding sequence ATGACAACATTCAAAAAAACCATTAGTGCGATTGCACTTGCTGGTGTTTCCATTGTTGCAGTGGCAGCTGGTGTTCAAGCGGCTGAAAAACGCCCGGCAGAACTGGCTCCGTTGGGAGAGCCTCCTTCTCCACCAGATAACCCAATGACACCTGAAAAGGTTGAGCTGGGTAAGCTTCTGTTCTTCGATCCACGCCTCTCCGGTAACGGTGCAATGCCTTGTTCGGCCTGTCACCTTCCAGAACTTGGCTGGGACTTCCCGGACAAGATTTCTCTGGGCTACCCAGGTACTGTTCACTGGCGTAACTCACCAACCATCGTGAACTCTGCTTACTATGGCAACTTGTTCTGGACTGGTGTTTCCAAATCGCTGGAAGCTGAAGCCCGCACAGCTGCACGTGGCGGTGTTGCCGGTAACGGTGAAGACGACATGATGGAAGCACGCCTTGCGTTCATTCCTGAATATCGTGAGCGCTTCAATGACGTGTTCGGCACAGAATATCCGCTGATGCGCGATGCCTACATGGCGATTGCGGCATTTGAGCGTTCCATCGTTCAGCGCGATACTCCATTCGATCTCTATATGCTGGGTGATGACGATGCTCTGAATGACCAGCAGAAGCGTGGTATGGAACTGTTCACCGGTAAGGCTGGTTGTTCAACCTGTCACGATGGTGCTCTGATCTCCAACCAGAAGTACTACAACCTCGGCGTTCCAGCTTATGACGGCTGGGAAGATGATGAGCTTGCACAGATCACCTTCCGCTTCGAGCTTTATGCAAAAGGCTCCACGGAAGAGAAATATCGCAAGTGGAAGGACGATCCGGGCCTTTACTTCGTGACCAAGCAGGAAGCTGACCTCGGTAAATTCCGTGTGCCTTCTCTGCGTTACACCAAGTACACCGCTCCTTACATGCACAACGGCATGCTGGAAACTCTGGAAGACGTAGTTGAGTTCTACAACCAGGGTGGTGGCACTAACGACTGGGCAGCAACGAAAACTGACCTGATCAAACCTCTTGGTCTGTCTGACAAAGAAAAAGCTGATCTGGTGGCCTTCGTAGAAAGCTTCTCTGGCGAGCGTCTTCTCATGGAAACACCTGACCTTCCTGAGTATGAACCGCTTCCGGCTGTAACGAACTAA
- a CDS encoding arsenate reductase (azurin) large subunit: MSTPYYIPGTNIPLPPVDADVLSTACDYCIVACGYKIYRWPVKGGKVGGEKAAENAFGVDFPVDPLGPWVAPNQYNVVLHKGEPHHVIIIPDKDTKHVNINGNSSIRGGALAKKVYNPQTPTRDRLKSPMIRMFGTLMPVTWDLALEVAAEVGKHVIKKHGENAFCVKTFSYGYMENTYAISKYALRSVSTANFTFHDTPSDVTSTPGFRDAGFDNFGPSYQDWKDAETLMVCGTDPYESKTILFTDWMMPAIQNGQKTIFMIPRKTAGVAYAEKNGGLWLDIQPGTDLLVVNAIARVIIENGWQDAEWIRDWVNNKWESSSGFGQGTRNTPWQWRTTWGKFQTKGYEDFVKWLMAQDEFEPTAAAETAQIDVEKIYKAAEWMAKPREDGSRPKTSIMIEKGFYWSNNTGNTNAISSLGIICGCGGRPGQVIGRAGGHQRGGLKGGSYPRNKSPEKLPGRRRRAMDTDRYLMSGHTRFAHVIGNTWIQSMCGSQSLAAKFEELTVQNPNQVRSYDKQTIIDTLKKRVDSGGMVVVNQDIYLVDPIGARFADIVFPAAGWGEDTFTRANGERRLRLYPKFYDAPGEAKPDWWIVANLAKKMGFKGYDWKDSNEVLEEAARFSRGSRKDFFMLKVAAQKEGKTLHEKFAEFGTDGIQGPVVMLEDGTLQGTKRLHDTTRELSATGPSGSNRYNKKLTHFNSQTGKCNIQKSPWSLFSDYWAWMKPKDDELWVTSGRINERWQSGYDDRRRPYIVQRWPENWVEIHPDDAKERGIENGDYVMLYSDRIPVQTDTTVGIEGDDFTFTKLMDEGHIELTEAAITAVAIVTPALKKGMLYMDFLHTAQPANALSGRVVDWISGNYNYKMGVGRIKKIGTSPYKDSFRSMSFARRDIA, translated from the coding sequence ATGTCAACTCCCTACTACATTCCTGGAACAAACATTCCGCTGCCTCCGGTAGATGCTGATGTTCTTTCCACTGCTTGTGATTATTGTATCGTAGCGTGTGGTTATAAGATCTATCGCTGGCCTGTTAAGGGCGGAAAAGTAGGTGGTGAGAAAGCCGCTGAAAACGCCTTTGGCGTGGACTTCCCGGTTGACCCGCTGGGCCCATGGGTTGCTCCTAACCAGTACAACGTTGTGCTGCACAAGGGTGAACCTCACCATGTGATCATCATTCCAGATAAAGATACCAAGCATGTAAACATCAATGGTAACTCTTCTATCCGTGGTGGTGCGCTGGCGAAGAAGGTTTATAACCCTCAGACCCCAACCCGCGATCGTCTGAAATCACCAATGATCCGCATGTTCGGCACTTTGATGCCAGTGACCTGGGATCTGGCTCTGGAAGTTGCTGCGGAAGTTGGTAAGCACGTTATCAAGAAGCACGGTGAGAACGCTTTCTGCGTGAAAACATTCTCCTATGGCTACATGGAAAACACCTATGCGATTTCCAAGTATGCTCTGCGCTCTGTTAGCACTGCGAACTTCACTTTCCACGACACTCCGTCTGATGTGACCTCCACACCAGGTTTCCGTGACGCTGGTTTCGACAACTTCGGTCCATCCTATCAGGACTGGAAAGATGCTGAGACCCTGATGGTTTGCGGTACGGACCCATACGAGTCCAAAACCATCCTATTCACTGACTGGATGATGCCTGCGATCCAGAATGGTCAGAAGACCATCTTCATGATCCCACGTAAGACCGCTGGTGTGGCTTACGCTGAGAAGAATGGCGGTCTGTGGCTCGACATCCAGCCAGGTACTGACCTTCTCGTTGTGAACGCGATTGCTCGTGTGATCATCGAAAACGGCTGGCAGGACGCTGAGTGGATCCGTGATTGGGTCAACAACAAGTGGGAAAGCTCCTCAGGCTTCGGTCAGGGTACCCGTAACACTCCATGGCAGTGGCGTACCACTTGGGGCAAATTCCAGACCAAAGGCTACGAAGACTTCGTTAAGTGGCTGATGGCTCAGGATGAGTTTGAACCAACTGCAGCTGCTGAAACCGCTCAGATCGATGTAGAGAAAATCTACAAGGCTGCTGAGTGGATGGCGAAACCTCGTGAAGATGGATCCCGTCCTAAGACGTCCATCATGATCGAGAAGGGCTTCTACTGGTCCAACAACACCGGTAACACCAATGCGATTTCTTCCCTTGGTATTATCTGTGGCTGTGGTGGTCGCCCTGGTCAGGTTATCGGTCGTGCTGGTGGTCACCAGCGTGGTGGCTTGAAGGGTGGCTCATACCCACGCAACAAGTCTCCTGAGAAACTGCCTGGCCGTCGTCGCCGCGCAATGGATACCGACCGGTATCTGATGAGTGGTCACACCCGCTTTGCTCACGTGATCGGTAACACCTGGATCCAGTCCATGTGTGGTTCCCAGTCTCTTGCTGCAAAGTTTGAAGAGCTGACCGTTCAGAACCCAAATCAGGTGCGTTCTTACGACAAACAAACCATCATCGACACACTGAAGAAGCGTGTAGATAGCGGTGGTATGGTTGTTGTGAACCAGGACATCTACCTCGTAGATCCAATTGGTGCACGTTTCGCTGACATCGTCTTCCCAGCTGCTGGTTGGGGTGAAGACACATTCACCCGTGCAAACGGTGAGCGTCGTCTGCGTCTGTATCCAAAATTCTACGATGCACCGGGTGAAGCAAAACCTGACTGGTGGATTGTTGCGAACCTCGCGAAGAAAATGGGCTTCAAAGGCTACGATTGGAAAGACTCCAATGAAGTGCTTGAAGAAGCAGCCCGCTTCTCACGTGGCAGCCGTAAAGACTTCTTTATGCTGAAGGTTGCTGCGCAGAAGGAAGGCAAGACACTTCACGAGAAGTTTGCTGAGTTCGGTACTGACGGTATTCAGGGCCCGGTTGTTATGCTTGAAGATGGTACCCTGCAGGGTACCAAGCGTCTGCATGATACCACCCGTGAACTGTCTGCGACTGGTCCAAGTGGTTCCAACCGCTACAACAAGAAGCTCACTCACTTCAACTCTCAGACTGGTAAGTGTAACATCCAGAAGAGCCCGTGGAGCTTGTTCTCCGATTACTGGGCATGGATGAAGCCTAAGGATGATGAGCTCTGGGTGACTTCCGGTCGTATCAACGAGCGTTGGCAGTCTGGTTATGATGACCGCCGTCGTCCTTACATCGTACAGCGCTGGCCTGAAAACTGGGTTGAAATCCACCCAGATGATGCGAAAGAGCGTGGTATCGAGAACGGTGACTACGTGATGCTCTACTCTGACCGTATTCCGGTTCAGACAGACACCACAGTAGGTATCGAAGGTGATGACTTCACCTTCACCAAGCTGATGGACGAAGGCCACATCGAGCTGACCGAAGCAGCGATCACTGCGGTAGCAATTGTTACCCCAGCGCTGAAGAAGGGCATGCTCTACATGGACTTCCTGCACACTGCACAGCCAGCGAACGCTCTGTCTGGCCGCGTGGTGGACTGGATCAGCGGTAACTACAACTACAAGATGGGTGTTGGTCGGATCAAGAAGATCGGCACAAGCCCATACAAGGATAGTTTCCGGTCTATGTCTTTCGCACGTCGCGATATTGCATAA
- a CDS encoding arsenate reductase (azurin) small subunit, with protein sequence MTHQPKSVSPEMIEVVNGPEEIAKTGKRCVMTRRQFLLTSGISTFTVMVALKSGPSSAKVPAMVSTYERKFICKLSDLKEDEPFDFSYPDDGAYSESMIVKLGKEAGGGIGTDKDIVAFNYTCTHQGGPLQGTYQKGDKALGPCPLHLTTFDLTRHGIFISGQAYQSLPQVLLELDGDDIYAVGMFGLIYGRYDNLKG encoded by the coding sequence ATGACACATCAACCTAAGTCCGTCTCTCCTGAGATGATTGAGGTCGTTAACGGCCCTGAGGAAATCGCAAAAACTGGCAAGCGCTGCGTGATGACACGCCGTCAGTTCCTGCTGACTTCCGGTATTTCTACTTTCACCGTAATGGTGGCACTGAAGTCTGGTCCTTCTTCCGCGAAGGTGCCTGCAATGGTCTCCACATATGAGCGCAAGTTCATTTGTAAGCTTTCTGATCTGAAAGAAGACGAGCCATTTGACTTCAGCTACCCAGATGATGGCGCTTACTCCGAGTCCATGATTGTTAAGCTGGGCAAGGAAGCTGGCGGCGGTATCGGCACTGACAAGGACATTGTTGCGTTCAACTACACCTGTACTCACCAGGGTGGTCCGCTGCAGGGTACCTATCAGAAAGGTGATAAGGCGCTGGGCCCATGCCCGCTGCACCTGACCACTTTTGACCTAACCCGTCACGGTATCTTCATCTCCGGCCAGGCTTACCAGAGTCTGCCTCAGGTTCTTCTCGAGCTGGACGGCGACGATATCTACGCTGTTGGTATGTTCGGGCTGATCTATGGCCGCTACGACAATCTCAAAGGGTGA
- a CDS encoding FadR/GntR family transcriptional regulator, with amino-acid sequence MARPANLSNAVYDKMKEAVDSGEFPEGLKLPTENALCERYGVSRPVVRGAMERLRKEGYIKTVRGSGSFVIKEHVTPTPFAPTLGEFAISGIGDVIQCQETRMAFEGEMAALAAERWTDEEMEELDAALAQIHSDGLDSVGTIDGDMRFHAAVVKAAKNEYAAAVYELMKPQILVGMNMSKGLYPLLPEFARRHGIEEHKAILDAIRARDVEGARREMRNHIGFFGDQFK; translated from the coding sequence GTGGCCCGTCCAGCAAACCTCTCGAATGCGGTTTACGACAAGATGAAAGAAGCTGTCGATTCCGGAGAATTTCCGGAAGGCTTGAAGCTTCCGACTGAAAACGCGCTTTGTGAGCGGTACGGTGTCTCGCGGCCTGTTGTGCGCGGTGCGATGGAGCGTCTGCGCAAAGAAGGTTACATCAAGACTGTGCGTGGTTCTGGCAGCTTTGTCATCAAAGAGCACGTCACTCCAACTCCATTTGCTCCAACCCTTGGTGAGTTTGCGATCTCTGGTATTGGCGATGTCATCCAATGCCAGGAAACCCGTATGGCGTTTGAAGGTGAGATGGCGGCACTAGCTGCTGAGCGCTGGACAGATGAGGAAATGGAAGAGCTGGATGCCGCGTTGGCGCAGATCCATAGCGATGGATTGGACTCCGTCGGTACCATTGATGGTGATATGCGGTTCCATGCTGCAGTGGTGAAGGCTGCGAAGAATGAATATGCCGCTGCTGTTTATGAGCTAATGAAGCCGCAGATCCTCGTGGGCATGAACATGAGCAAGGGGCTTTACCCGCTGCTGCCGGAATTTGCGCGTCGTCATGGCATTGAAGAGCATAAAGCCATTCTGGATGCGATCCGTGCGCGGGATGTGGAAGGTGCGCGCCGGGAAATGCGCAATCACATCGGCTTCTTTGGCGATCAGTTCAAATAG
- a CDS encoding aldo/keto reductase, with protein MRSKTLSTGYKMPMLGLGTVNFGEGKTYPALRAALKAGYRHIDCAMMYDNEAEIGQAIADAMKEDGIKRSDLFITSKLWNSFHKPEDVRGALEKTLADLQMEYLDLYLMHWPVALKKGVKKPTSSADYYSLEDVPLMSTWRELEESFDEGLVNTIGVSNFSTHKLEDLIMEARVAPAVNQVELHPFLQQNGLRSYCLHNNIAITAYSPLGRGIPADLTEQQKQEVVLAHPVIEEIAEKHDATTSQVVLKWAIQNGIIVVPKSGNPERLAQNLAALACDLDEHDMSRIAHLDKNHRFIPGDEYFLPGSPYTWENLWDEPRPE; from the coding sequence ATGCGATCAAAGACACTTTCCACCGGTTACAAGATGCCAATGCTGGGCCTTGGCACGGTGAACTTTGGAGAAGGCAAAACCTATCCTGCACTGCGTGCGGCGTTGAAGGCCGGGTATCGTCACATCGATTGCGCGATGATGTACGACAATGAAGCGGAGATTGGTCAGGCTATCGCGGATGCGATGAAGGAAGACGGCATCAAGCGTAGCGATCTCTTCATCACTTCTAAGCTTTGGAACAGCTTTCACAAGCCTGAGGATGTGAGAGGCGCACTGGAGAAGACGCTTGCAGATCTTCAGATGGAGTATCTCGACCTCTATCTCATGCACTGGCCTGTTGCGCTGAAGAAGGGCGTGAAGAAGCCGACCAGTTCAGCGGATTACTACTCGCTTGAGGACGTGCCGCTGATGAGCACGTGGCGTGAGCTGGAAGAGAGCTTTGATGAGGGCTTGGTGAACACGATCGGCGTTTCCAACTTCAGCACGCACAAGCTGGAAGACCTGATCATGGAAGCGCGTGTTGCGCCTGCGGTTAATCAGGTGGAGCTGCATCCGTTCCTTCAGCAGAATGGACTGCGGTCTTACTGCCTGCACAACAACATCGCGATTACAGCTTACTCACCGCTTGGCCGCGGTATTCCTGCAGACCTGACTGAGCAGCAGAAGCAGGAAGTTGTTCTGGCACATCCTGTTATTGAAGAGATCGCCGAAAAACATGATGCGACCACATCTCAGGTGGTGCTGAAATGGGCGATTCAGAACGGCATTATCGTTGTGCCGAAGTCAGGTAACCCTGAGCGCCTGGCACAGAACCTTGCGGCGCTCGCGTGTGATCTTGATGAACACGACATGTCCCGCATCGCACATTTGGACAAGAACCATCGCTTCATTCCCGGCGATGAGTACTTCCTGCCCGGTAGCCCTTACACTTGGGAAAACCTCTGGGACGAGCCTCGTCCTGAGTAA
- a CDS encoding LacI family DNA-binding transcriptional regulator yields the protein MSNTINDTGRMTEETKARVKKAMQELGFVRDYNAAKLRSGRSRLIGVLVPDISVPFYAEFCTSLEAALSEHGYLPVIANVGEDTKRQQTMLEEVIGHGVAGIAISPSAGTKRSDFEIASTRKIPVVTFCREIEGLAMDYIGSNNYQAAQLATKHLLEQGHRKFAMIAGLQETMPGRERKRGFYDALKAAGIPEADIHVEVCGFDRECGRIKAQELISNQTEFTALLCHNDLVSVGAAAELKKAGRNIGEDLAVVGFDNLPEGEAWTPALTSVESYPRTIGKDVANLLIKRLDGYTVPTMTERVEPHLLVRDSSRFQV from the coding sequence GTGTCGAATACAATAAACGACACCGGGCGCATGACGGAAGAAACCAAAGCTCGCGTAAAGAAAGCAATGCAGGAGCTAGGCTTTGTAAGAGATTACAACGCCGCCAAACTCCGTTCCGGTCGCTCCCGCCTTATTGGCGTACTCGTGCCGGACATCTCAGTCCCGTTTTATGCCGAGTTCTGCACCTCACTGGAAGCCGCACTTTCAGAACACGGCTATCTGCCTGTAATCGCAAATGTCGGAGAGGACACCAAGCGCCAGCAGACCATGCTGGAGGAAGTCATCGGCCATGGGGTTGCCGGCATCGCTATCAGCCCAAGCGCAGGCACCAAGCGCAGCGATTTCGAGATCGCCAGCACACGCAAGATTCCAGTCGTCACCTTCTGCCGCGAGATTGAAGGTCTGGCCATGGATTACATCGGCTCCAACAACTATCAGGCTGCCCAGCTGGCCACCAAACACCTGCTGGAACAAGGCCACCGCAAGTTCGCGATGATCGCAGGCCTGCAGGAAACAATGCCAGGCCGCGAGCGCAAGCGTGGTTTCTACGACGCCTTGAAAGCAGCAGGCATTCCTGAGGCAGATATTCATGTGGAAGTATGTGGCTTTGACCGTGAATGTGGGCGCATCAAAGCGCAGGAGTTGATCTCAAACCAAACCGAATTCACCGCCCTGCTCTGCCACAATGATCTGGTTTCAGTTGGCGCTGCAGCAGAGTTGAAGAAAGCAGGCCGCAATATTGGTGAGGATCTCGCCGTGGTCGGCTTCGACAACCTGCCAGAAGGCGAAGCATGGACACCTGCCCTCACCTCAGTGGAGAGCTACCCACGTACAATTGGCAAGGACGTCGCCAACCTGCTCATTAAACGCCTTGATGGATACACCGTGCCAACCATGACGGAGCGTGTAGAGCCGCATCTGTTGGTACGCGACTCTTCCAGATTTCAGGTCTGA